In the Populus nigra chromosome 2, ddPopNigr1.1, whole genome shotgun sequence genome, ACTCGTGAGGTAAGAAAAGCTTCTGAGAAGAAATCCAGAAAGCAAAAATTTTCCAGGTCAACCTCCTCTGACCAGGCAAAGGCAGCATCGAAGGCTTCCTCTTTGCAGCAATCAAAGCAATCTGAAAATGAGGGCCCAAATGCTGACCACACAAGATTCGAGTCACATGATGAAACTGGAATATCTCTGCACAAGACAAGAGACAAGAAGTTTGGGACTTCTGCAGAAGTTGTGGATTCCCAGCAGGTTGCAAGCTTATCACCTGCAATCACTTCTGGAGATGATGTTGGAGCCACAGAAGTTAAGGGTGAATCTAAACTGGTTGAGTCTGCTGTCTCAGTGCATAGCATGCAGATGCAATCAAGTCAGCGTGTTTGGAAACCTGCTCCTGGCTTGAAACCAAAGTCATTTTTGGAAATTCAACAGGAAGAACAAAGGAAGATTCAGGTTGGCATGGCAGTTTCTGAGATCAGCACTTCTGTCCACCACACAAGCTCACCTACTCCTTGGGCAGGGGTTGTGGCCATCCCAAAAATTTATAGAGAGATTCAGAGAGAGGTAAATAATACTAAGATAAATGTGTGTTGACCAAGAATGACTCTAGaagcaaaataaaatctcaGCAGAATCTAAGTTTGTTTACAGTTATTAGAGTTTGTTTCTTGTTACTAGTCTAATGGCTATTTTTATTCCATGTAACAGAAAATCAGATATCCTAGGAGAATATCTTGCAATTCTATTTTTCCTTATTGTATAAATAATCATattgaaattcaataaaatatgtGTTCTGCTGCAACTACAATATAAagcttttgttttctcttcaatatatacaacaaattggtatcagagctgattTTCTTGAGGGACTTGTGAGATTCAGAGATCCTAAACACAACCTTCAAACACTTGTGAGATTGAGAGAGCCTAAACACAACCTTCAAATACTTTTCATCTAAACACAACACAACCAATATGAACTCAGAAATGCCATTTACTGCAGTTGCACCTCCAGTATTTGATGGGATCAATTATCAAGTATGGGCTGTTAGAATGGAAGCCTATCTTGATGCTCATGATCTATGGGAAGCAGTTGAACAAGTATATGAAGTGCCAACTCTGCCAGACAATCCAACAGttgcacaaataaaaaatcacagagAGAAGAAGCAGAGAACATCGAAAACAAAAGCAACTCTGTTTGCAGCAGTCTCACCCACCATTTTTTACAGAATAATGACTCTCAAAACAGCAAAGGAAATCTGGGATTTTCTGAAAGGAGAATACGAAGGAAATGAGAGAATCAAAGGGATGCAGGTGCTAAACTTAATCCGAGAGTTTGAGTTACAAAAGATGAAAGAATCAGAAACAATCAAGGAATATTCTAACAAACTTCTCAGCATTGTTAACAATGTAAGACTTCTTGGCACTGATTTTTCTGATTCTAGAATTGTTCAAAAAATTCTAGTAACAATTCCAGAGAAGTTTGAGACAACAATCTCATCTTTAGAAAATTCTAAAGATCTGTCAAGCATTACCTTGGCAGAGTTGTTGAATGCACTACAAGCACAAGAGCAAAGGAGGCTGATGAGGCAAGAAAGAACTGTAGAGGGTGCATTCTTTGTCAAATCTCAAAACAACCGTGATGGTAAGAACAGAACAACAAGTTTGGAGGCTCTGCATTCAACACCAGAAACAATAAAACCAGCAACATTCAAAGCTTTCCTCCTTGCCTTCActgcaaaaaaaacaatcatcctCAGAATAAATGCTAGTGGAGTCCTAATGCACGTTGTTTTAAGTGTGGTCAGTTAGGGCACATGGAAAAGATATGCAAGACTCAACAACAACAAACTGAAGCCAAAGTTGCCGATGATCAACATCAGGAGGAGCATTTGTTTGTGGTTTCATGTTTAGCCACAAATAAATTCACAGAAAATTGGCTCATTGACAGCGGCTATACAAATCACATGACTCATGATGGAAAGCTCTTCAAAGAGCTTGATAGAAATATTATTTCCAAAGTCAAGATTGGAAATGGAACTCACTTGAAAGTAGAAGGCAAAGGAACAGTAGCCATTGAAACACACtcaggttttaaattaatttcagatGTACTATATGTTCCtgaaattaatcaaaacttATTAAGTGTTTCCCAGTTGTTGGACAAAGGTTATAAAGTGCTGTTTGAAGATAAAAGTTGTGTGATTGAAGATGCTGAGGGCATAGAAGTCTTCAATATTCAAATGAAAGGCAAAAGTTTTGTGCTGGATTTTAAAGAAGAGCAGGCTGCTGTACACAAGGAAGTCAATAATTCATTGCTTTGGCACAAGAGAATGGGGCATTATCGTTATGAAGCattatttttcatggaaaagaaCAACACGGTGAAAGGCTTGcccaaattagaaaaagataTTCCAACATGTGCTGCTTGTCAATATGGAAAGCTGTCAAGACTTCCATTTCAACAAAGCAAAGCCTGGAGAGCTACACAGAAGTTGCAACTAATTCACACAGATGTTGGAGGACCAATGAACACATCATCTCTAAATGGCAGTAAGTACTATATTgcctttattgatgattattccAGAATGTGTTGGATTTACTTTATGAAATTCAAAGCTGAAGTTGCCAACATATTTGGAAAGTTCAAAGCATGGATTAAAACTCAAAGCAATTGCAAAATTCAGGTAATCAGATCCGATAATGGAACTGAATACACTTCTGAAAAATTTAACAGATTTTGTGAAGATGTAGGCATTGAACACCAACTTACAGCACCATAttctccacaacaaaatggtgttgtggaaagaaaaaacagaacagTGATGGAGATGACGAGATGCTTGCTACATGATAAAGGACTACCTAAGAAATTCTGGGCTGAGGCAGCTAATACATCAGTATTCTTGTTGAATAGATTGCCAACAAAAGCCCTGCAGACAAGGACTCCATTTGAAGCCTGGTTTGGCTACAAACCAAAGCTAATTAATCTGAAGATATTTGgttgtttatgtttctcttatatTCCTTAAAATAAGAGAGACAAACTGGACAAGAAGGCTGAAGCTGGGATTTTTGTAGGCTACAGTGCTGTTGCAAAAGCCTACAAAATCTATATACCTCAAAGAAACAAAGTGATCATCAGCAGGGATGTTCAGTTTTTTGAATCTGACAGCTGGGATTGGAAAGATGAGAAGCAGATTGAAGATCAAGATCAGAAGAATGAAATAGATGATGTACCTGTGAGAGGAACCAGAACTCATGTTGACATTTATCAAAGATGCAATGTTGCTGCAATAAAACCTGTAAATTATGAAGAAGCTGCAACTAATCAGAAATGGTTAGATGCAATGAAAGAGGAGCTAAAGATGATTGAAAAGAATCAAACGTGGGAATTGGTGGCCAAACCTCAACACAAAAAAGCCATAGGAGTCAAATGGATTTtcaggaccaaattgaattctGATGGTTCTGTGAATAAATACAAGGCAAGGCTGGTTGTCAAGGGATATGCTCAGATGTTTGGGGTGGATTTCTCTGAAACATTCGCTCCAGTTGCAAGGATGGATACAATAAGGATGCTGCTGGCACTTGCTGCACAAAAAGGCTGGACTTTACATCAAATGGATGTAAAGTCAGCTTTTTTGAATGGTTACTTGGAGGAAGAAATCTTTGTTGAACAACCTGAAGGTTTTTCTGTTGCAGAACAAGAGAATCAGGTCTATCAACTAAAAAAAGCCTTATACGACTTAAAGCAGGCTCCAAGAAGCTGGTACAGCAAGATTGATGCTTACTTGCAGAACTTAGGCTTTATAAGAAGTCTAAGTGAATCTACTCTTTACGTAAAAGGAGCTGAAGGACAGATACTTGTTGTATCTCTTTATGTTGACGATTTGCTGATAACAGGAAGCTGTAGAGAGCAAATTGACAAGTTTAAAGAAGAGATGAAGTCTGTTTTTGAAATGACAGACCTTGGAGGGATGACATTCTTTCTTGGCATGCAAATATTTCAAACacaaaatgaaatatttctGTGTCAGCACAAATATGCAAAGGAAATTCTCAAGAAGTTCAACATGGAACAATGCAAGCCAACTACAACACCAATGAATCAAAAGGAGAGGTTCTGCAAGGAAGATGGTGCTGGAAAAGTGGATGAAAAGCTATATAGAAGCCTAATAGGTTGTCTAATGTATTTGACAGCAACCAGACCAGACATCATGCATGTTGTAAGTCTATTATCTAGATATATGCATTGTGCAAgtgaaattcattttcaagCAACAAAGAGAATTCTCAGATACATAAAAGGCACAACTGATTATGGGATCAAATTCAATCAAGTTGGAGAATTAAATCTTCATGTTTACTCTGATAGTGACTGGGCAGGAAACATTGATGACATGAGAAGCACCTCTGGTTATTGCTTCAGCTTTGGTTCAGGTGTTTTTTCATGGAGctcaaagaaacaagaaattgtTGCCCAATCTACAGCAGAAGCTGAATACGTTGCTGCCACTGCCTCTACAAACCAAGTAGTTTGGATCAGGAAACTATTGGCAGATTTGAATCTGAAGCAAAATGAAAGCACACAACTGTTTGTGGACAAACAAGCTGCAATATCAATCTCAAATAATCCAATATTTCATGGAAGGACAAAACatttcaagattaaatttttctttctgaGAGAAGTTCAACAAGAAGGAGAAGTAAAGCTGCTTTACTGCAAAACAGAAGAACAACATGCAGACATCTTAACAAAAGCACTTCCTAAGCTCAAGTTTGAGTATTTGAGACAGAAGTTGGGAGTTTGCAGCTTCAGAGTCAAGGAGGAGAATTGTTGACCAAGAATGACTCTAGaagcaaaataaaatctcaGCAGAATCTAAGTTTGTTTACAGTTATTAGAGTTTGTTTCTTGTTGCTAGTCTAATGgctatttttatttcatgtaaCAGAAAATTAGATATCTTAGGAGAATATCTTGCAATTCTGTTTTTCCTTATTGTATAAATAATCGTATTGAAATTCAATAAAGTATGTGTTCTGCTGCAACTACAATATAAAGCTTTCTCTTCAATATATACAACAATGTGGGAAAAGCAGAAACTTCACCGTCTTCAAGGAGCAAGAAAAGCAAGTTGCATGATCTATTGGCAGAAGTTGTTTTGGCGAAGTCTAATGATACAGAGATGGAAGTTTATGACTCTTTATATAGCCTAACTACTCAACAAGTCACAACTAGCAGTGTGGAATCTATAGATGATGGAAACTTTACTGAGGCTAAAGACACTAAAAAGAGTCGCAAAAAGTCTGCTAAAGCGAAGGAGGCTGGAGCTAAGGCAGCAGTGACTGTACCTTCTACTGAAATGGCTGTTAGTTCAAGTCCCATCGAGAAAGGGAAAGGCTCTCGCACTGTGCAGCAGGAGAAGGAAGTAATTAGGTGGGTTATGCGAATGtggaattcttttattttttagtagttAAATTGCTTATACTTGCTTTGCTACCCACTTTTTATGCATGGAGGAGGGGTAATAGTTAATTTAGTTCCGATTTCATGCTCTCACCAGTGAGGATAGAAGTAACgtgtttttatgtattttttattttaaaaatataaaaaatcattctagaactgtttattttatttcttttgaagaTGACTTGCTGTGCTTTGATAAAATCCTTGGTGTCCGATGGCTGTGTGCTTTGATAAAATCCTTGGTGTCCGATGGCTGTCTTGCCTTCGGGGTCATGGTATTTTGCAATTGCTTAAGATCAGAAGGTTTAGGCATCATAAGGAGCTAAATGAATAGAAATTTCTTCCATATTCTCAACATATTGTTAAAGTTTTTAGGTTCCGAGAAGTTTAGTATaaagtgtgtttttttgttcttatctgggtattcttatatatttttaaaagataagattAATCTCGTTCGGGGTTTGTGGCTGCTCCTCCTAATAAGTGCGCTTTTTGAAGATCGAACTGATCAGTATGCAGTTTGATAAGTCATATTGttggatcaaattaaaattttaacagaAAATTCTGAAgatcttattttatatttagttaaaatatcaaaaaataaaatatcagaaATCAAGAAGTCATTCAAATAAGGCTCACGAGTTACCATGCGagattatctttatttttcttattgtatttgagttttttttctatttagcttaaaacttttaatttaattagtattttactatttaagaaTCCTAATGCTAAATGAATTCTATTAATTATATGTAACGCCCGACGATTTCGTaagcatttaaaattaatttcctaCAATTTGGTATGTAAAAATgcagaggttttttttttacactgtaacgaaatttttactgaaattttgaCAGAGTCTTCCCTATACCGGGAGGTCCCAGTTTATCAACAACTCATCTTATACACATCTCTTGTTTCATTCCATCATCAACGCATATCCATATCGCATTGCgatcacaattattattaattataatattttgcaAATCCAGGGATTCATTTCGAACATATAATTTACAACACAAACTAATagtaataaacttgattaatgaCATTAATATTACAAGCATAAATTCTGAAGGTCTCTATGATTAAGATAAAGGAACACTAACATGGTCCCTgtcatataattatataaagaaaatacaaCATCCATTTCATCCTAGATTCATATAGAAGAAAATAAGGATGCTAACCCTAAGCCATACAAAAGGATTGGAAATACTAATTCCTTAATTCATACAAAAGAACTAGACACCAAGGACACTACTCCTAACAGGAATGAGAAAGACCTGCAATATTAAAATAagagaataattatattaaataaataagatacaaCCAGATAATGGAGGGTCACCACTACATGTAACTATACATATGTGTACTGACTTGATAGGGCATAATCATAGTTGATCCGCAAAAGAAGATCTTTTACTACATCTAATGCCTATCCTTCCACAACCtacttatggttttttttttattatcatacatTAATTTTTGTCTGATTTACCCTTTTTCTTATCCGCTCCAAATTCTGAGGCAATATCGCTGCCGACACTAATAACTCCTATTAGTGTCATTAGTCACCCTTACCCGGATAGACTAATCAATTCCTTACCAATGCTGGCACCAACTTAATCGATCGATGCCATTGAGTTATTTCCAACCTGAAATAGTCAATCAATTGCTCTCCATCACTTGGAGATGTTTCCGGAAATGCCGATGCCAAGTTCTCATGACACCATTAACTTCCTCCTCAGGAAGTTAATCAAGTTACAATGGGTTTGCCGATACAAACATTATTTgtcaatatcattaactattcgtaagacgaatagttaatcaagttcaatatTCATTATATTTCCATCAAGGTCATGCCGATGTTAACAATATTTGTTAACATCATTAGCCACCCCTATTCGAGGTCGGCTAATAAAGTCCATAGGCggtcattttctttcttctcttatatatatatatatatatatatatatatatatatatatacataatatCGACCCATATCCAAACTCCGAATCCCGGAGTCTACAACCAAAATTCAGATTCAAATCTATGTTTGTTTCACCgtatctttcctttctttagtCATTTTCACCGGGTGgacatattcatataataatattatttcttatGCTTGTAGGCAACATTAACATAGAATTAGTATTTGTTTCTCTGCCCGTAGGCAACATTCACATTGTAATAACATTTCTTGCTTATTGACAATGTTcacacaataataatatttctcctACTTGTTGGTAACTTTCACGCAACAATATTTGTACTGCCCGTAGGCAATGTTCACATAGCAATATTTCTCATGATACACAGTAGTACAAAATACACATAATGTCTATCATATGACTAGCATTACAAgaatttaaacaatttaaaaaagtaagggGGCAACTCTTACCTTGAACTCCTGTTGTACTTGCATTTGAGAAGTCAGGTCCCACCCTGTATGCTTCTCCTACATTCCAGTAGAACATCCTGAATAAATACCCAGACCCCTTTTTGATTCATTCATCATATCTATTATTTCACATGCCCaattagttttgaaaataaGTTCATGAATAAGCTATTTTTAGTCATCACTTTAATTCATTAAATCAACATCCAttctcattaatattaaatgtcCAACCAACTCTTTCTTCTATCTTGCCGAATATAGGCCTTATTTCTACAATAAATCCTTTTGTGTTTATATTCAAGATAACATTATCAATTCTCATCTATATTGGCATGATATAATATGTTCAACATATTTCAAGTCAAATAGTATTACCACACATATTACATGTTaatcaaaatgatcaaaattattattattattattattattttgctagTAACTATTTATTAAGCACAACAACCAGATGAAAGAACTTTCTTCCTTAATATGGCTACTTGCTAACAATTCTTGATCAAAACTTCCTAAACACTCatgttaaattttcttttatttaataccaAGTATTGCTGAGCATGTCAAATGCCTTAAACCATAACCCTTCccatattgttttcttttttgtcgaacatgcttaaatgaattataatgaattttcttcaattccttTCATTATCCACTCTATGCAACATTACCTCACCTAAACATTTTCATATGTATATGATCATTAATAATTGTCTATCTAAAGATGTTCACATTAcgcatataattttatttgtgccTCTTGcacattttcttctttcaaacTAATACATATACCTACAAGTATATTCTTATGGTTTCTTACTCCTTTCATTGAACAATGTACATTAAGATGATATCAATACTTCCTTTAAAATATTGTCACTAAATGTTTATTTCTATTCTTCATACAAGGTTATTCCAAGCaatcatttctatttttcaagCAACATTCACCAAACCAGAATTTCTCCCTTGAATTTCTTCTCTTGGCCGAAACTTGTGCTCCATGTTCTTATTAATTCATTCATTTAAATcacatcattttcttcatttacaATATATGTTATCATACATAAAACATATACCAATCTCTCAAACAAGGAATTATAAGGGATTCAACATTTATTCATACAATTTCTAAGAACATTAACACTTTTAACTTCTGTTCCAGCCTTGTTTTCCTTAAATATTTGTTCAagatcatgaatcattgaaaTATATCTTCAATTTTCTCCTCCCCCCTTCAAGTCCTCTTATGGCCAGCCCTAATCTAGGGTTTTCTCCTTAGTTTACATCAAGTTTTTCTTACTATACATTCTTTGAAATTTGTTCTTTCCTTTATAAAAATTCTTGTtcacaatattaatatttttcaaaacattcatATGCACAAAAATCCTAGGTTTTCATTTGGGTTGTTCACCCTTTTCAACAAAGCTCACTCAAGACCACAATGGAGATTGAAGGGTTGTTCTTACCATATGAATTAAGCAAGgattaaagatgatttttgacaATTATATACGTGTTCTTCTTGTTCTCTTTCTTGGTTGATTCTTCTCCCCCTCTTTCTACCTTTAGCcgtgaatctctctctctctctacatctCTATTTTGTGGCCTTTCTCCTCACTTTCACTCTTCATTCACTCTAGCATCGTATGGATGAAATGCAAGAGAACACTTTGCTGGAAATTTTGTAAGAGAGGGGGGGCTACTAGGGGCTGTCTTGTCCGGTAGTAATGGTAGAGGTAAAGTCATCCTCTTTTCTCCCAACTACTTGTACTCCCTTATAAATAAAGTTAAGTCTTGTTTGGTTTGgtcccatttttattttatttttttaaggtcgGTTATCACATTTATTTTGGGTTGATAATTGGGTCAAATCTTTCCTTACATGTTCTTCTCCAAAACTCACTCATTtcactcttattattattattttactctttcttatatatattattcacaCTTATTGAATGTTACCAAGTTGTTGTTGGGTTAAACTTTTAAATGGGTTTAATGTCGggttttataaaagaaaacttcATCCCTTGAAACTCGTCTCCATtcttgctaatattataaattttaatccaaaatttatAACGTTCATTACAACTTccaccatacttttaaatttatttatggagcTTATTCTCTCCCTTACCcattgtatttattattatttctactatttattcatttattttcatattgagTCTCCATTACTCATCGgggtcttttcttttcttttcttcctttttttttacgatCCTATGTTTATGTGGTTGTTTACattatataagttttaattagaaatcattTGTCATTAAAGATTTAAGACTAATGTAAATAAAggtatttactttattttgtaaaaaacattattattaagacttttaataaaacatagttttctctaaatttctaTATAGCTTAGGTCTGTAACTTTTGAGCTTAAGAACCCTAACTATTAACCATATTATATGCTGCGTCAATTGGTATCAAAGCAAGTTGACCTCTTTGATAGACGAAGACAGTAGCAACCCACTTCGTTATGTATGAGTGGAAGCTTTCTGGAACGCTGTGCAAGCTTAGAAGCAAAAAATAGATTGTTTGGAGTAAACCATAACAGGTTTAGCTCGGCTAATGGGTATCGCAAATAGGGATCATGAGGAGAGTAACTTGCTAAAAAGTAAGATGTATCGTACACAAATTTTCTTGTGCTACTAGAGAATGATGATTTGAATTTCTAGACTATAGAACTCGTATTAGTATgtctttaatttcatcttggCAAGATTTAAGACAATCACTAATTTTGAAgtttataaaaatgattatgaagagattttatattgaatagataatttaatatattattattattatttgccttATATTCAACATTCTCAAACGACAAGGAAAAACATGAAGGAGTTTggtgaaaacaaaatttcaaagttatCTAATCATGTTGAAGATAAATGAGAATAAAGAGGTTGCCGACAAACAATTTTAGTCCTTTGATCTTAAGTTGGAGAAGCTAGTGGCAAACGATGATTTTTTAGTCATAGATGAAAATCTTACAAACAAAGACATGGTAATTTTTGACAATTctccaaaaaatatattcaaatattaCCTTGaagtttctttatatttaaaggTTGAAGAATTGGAAGTCATAGATGATGATGAGGTCaaactcagaaaaaaaaaaaaaaaaaagaatgcgtGGAGGAATTACAGGTGGACTTCatagaaataaaaagcataACATTAAACATGGAGTTTTTTTTAGCATGCACACATcataaactaaattttaaagttcATTAGTTAAAGATATGCTACTTCGTGAAAATATTGGCtacaatattatatttgaaacaTTTATTCACTTGGAGTGGAAGAGTTCAATTCTTGATAGATAACTTAAGAGAGAGTTTTTTAGAAGTAGAGGGGATTGACATGGGAAAAATTCTTCCATATTCTTGCCATAATAATGGTTATTGCACTATTTCATTAATGATtaagatttttaggttttgagaaGTTTAATAAGAGTCTAAGAtgcaatttgataaattaaacataatttttaatacgACAATTGGATCGAGCTAAAAGTTTGATAAAGATTTTGAAGGCTTTGTTTCATATTAagttaaaatttcatgatgatatgaaatcaagaaaacactCAAATAAAGTTCGAAAGTTATTATATGAGATTGTCTTTATTTTCTATGTTGTATttggaattattattttttagcctaagacttttaatttaattagtatttttgtaACAACACGGCTTTCCAAGCCCAAAACAACTGTAACATCCCggctttttttttgtacttgacaTCCATCGTGTTGTTAATCGGCGAACATGTTCCCTCACATCATCAGGATACAATCCATATACcaacaacaatcaacattttcatttaaaagtgaatcttacataaaaacataatattattattgcatgattagaagttcacattaaaaaaaatatacatggatAGACATGAGTTTGTATTCTATCTTACAAAGAGTCatcacaaatttaaacaaaaaggatctaataatagttatacaattcagtacattgattcatacaaaacacatgatgatttagaatgcaactacatgattccttgcaaaattAGGTTCCCGTGTATTGGGTTTCCTAGGCACCTtattggtgtgacgtccctatTGCAGTACAAAATATttacaagaacacaattacttaataataatgatgatgagaaATGGTCTGGTAGTTTAATGAAGCATTAAAATTATCTCATATTTGAAGTGTGATATTTGTAGTTCCTTCATGTTTCTAGTATAAACAACTTGTAGTACATATAGACACACCAATTCTTACAATTAGCTATAATCTTAAATCTAACCatcctcttaaggcatcatttgtCGAGGTTAACCATTCACTCACTCTGGCCATTCACTTGGAATGCCATCAGTCAAAACTAATCAACCGTTTATCCCGGTtatccattcagatgccatcAGCCGAAGCTAATCCATCATTTGTCCCGGCCACCCATTCGGataccattagtcgaagctaatcaatcatttatcccgatcatcccttcggatgccattagccgaagttaatcaaccatttgtcaacatttaagcatttggcaatatgatatttgaattaacacaatacagtaacattcatgataaagtattttattattcaaggTCATCCCCTCAGATA is a window encoding:
- the LOC133682219 gene encoding protein ESSENTIAL FOR POTEXVIRUS ACCUMULATION 1-like, giving the protein MKKSTQKSSLAPEPVLSADFHAPLLPDHTSEVPWRTEESAKVLVSEGTADFVHQNSHGVSDPIASAGTGDNSISKPDRASALKVEPDSSLDEQQVDRDQSDTEPYVLTEVKNIETREVRKASEKKSRKQKFSRSTSSDQAKAASKASSLQQSKQSENEGPNADHTRFESHDETGISLHKTRDKKFGTSAEVVDSQQVASLSPAITSGDDVGATEVKGESKLVESAVSVHSMQMQSSQRVWKPAPGLKPKSFLEIQQEEQRKIQVGMAVSEISTSVHHTSSPTPWAGVVAIPKIYREIQREVNNTKINVC